The following proteins are encoded in a genomic region of Saccharopolyspora antimicrobica:
- a CDS encoding FAD-binding oxidoreductase, with protein MPTTTKDALAAALGAENVRDAAESDAVCGVRPQWVATVDSTERASAAMKVAAEHGLRVVPKGSGSKLDWGAAPTAVDLLLDVSASTGIVEHAAGDLVVHALAGTPIAEVGNVVRAAGQQLAIDQPLPTATVGGVVATGASGPCRHLFGGVRDLLIGITVVRADGTVTTAGGKVVKNVAGYDLGKLYTGSFGTLGVITEAVFRLHPVSAEHRWISVTAADPATAGALADEIRHSQAVPTAIELDRPRPDGPITVCAQLEGRPAATHDRAAELAATLGHEAQVLEQAPAWWGSHPFEPAGTGLRVAAEPAKLPHLLAAIQDAAAGLPVTTRGAAGLGVLHAGLPADTDPAAVAGLVTALRARCEYAVVERAPRAVLAEIDPWGPVAPGLLTLMRRTKDQFDPEHRLAPGRFVGGI; from the coding sequence ATGCCCACTACGACCAAGGACGCGCTCGCCGCCGCGCTGGGCGCGGAGAACGTGCGCGACGCCGCCGAATCGGACGCGGTGTGCGGTGTCCGTCCACAATGGGTGGCCACGGTGGACAGCACCGAGCGCGCTTCGGCGGCGATGAAGGTGGCCGCCGAGCACGGACTGCGGGTGGTGCCGAAGGGCTCCGGCAGCAAGCTCGACTGGGGAGCCGCGCCGACGGCCGTCGACCTGCTGCTCGACGTCTCCGCGTCGACCGGCATCGTCGAGCACGCAGCGGGCGATCTCGTCGTGCACGCCCTGGCCGGAACCCCGATCGCCGAAGTCGGCAACGTCGTGCGCGCGGCCGGTCAGCAGCTCGCGATCGACCAGCCGCTGCCGACCGCGACCGTGGGCGGGGTCGTCGCCACCGGCGCCTCCGGCCCCTGCCGCCACCTCTTCGGCGGGGTGCGCGACCTGCTCATCGGCATCACCGTGGTGCGCGCCGACGGAACGGTGACCACGGCGGGCGGCAAGGTGGTCAAGAACGTCGCGGGCTACGACCTCGGCAAGCTCTACACCGGCTCCTTCGGCACCCTCGGCGTGATCACCGAGGCGGTGTTCCGCCTCCACCCGGTGTCCGCCGAGCACCGCTGGATCTCGGTAACCGCCGCCGATCCGGCAACGGCCGGTGCCCTGGCCGACGAGATCCGGCACTCGCAGGCGGTGCCCACCGCGATCGAGCTCGACCGCCCCCGGCCCGACGGGCCGATCACGGTGTGCGCGCAGCTCGAAGGCCGCCCAGCGGCGACGCACGACCGGGCCGCCGAGCTCGCCGCGACGCTCGGCCACGAGGCGCAAGTGCTGGAACAAGCCCCGGCGTGGTGGGGGAGTCACCCGTTCGAACCGGCCGGAACCGGCCTGCGCGTGGCCGCCGAACCGGCGAAGCTGCCGCACCTGCTGGCCGCGATCCAGGACGCCGCAGCCGGACTCCCGGTGACGACTCGCGGCGCAGCCGGACTCGGCGTGCTCCACGCGGGCCTGCCCGCCGACACCGACCCGGCCGCGGTCGCCGGACTCGTCACCGCCCTGCGAGCCCGCTGCGAGTACGCGGTGGTGGAGCGCGCACCGCGAGCCGTCCTCGCCGAGATCGACCCGTGGGGGCCGGTCGCACCGGGACTGCTGACGTTGATGCGCCGGACCAAGGACCAGTTCGACCCGGAGCACCGGCTCGCCCCGGGCCGGTTCGTGGGAGGAATCTGA
- a CDS encoding (Fe-S)-binding protein, with amino-acid sequence MTETPARPGAFDDHHPPQRELVDDCVHCGFCLPTCPTYDLWGEEMDSPRGRIYLMKEGLEGEPLTDTMVGHFDACLGCMACVSACPSGVQYGTLITETRAQVERRHERGKWERLMRTAIFTLFPYPRRLSALRGPLALYQRLGLGKLAKKSGLMAKLPEGLQAMESLAPPIKRAPKLGHRVPARGKRRATIGMITGCVQSAFFPDVNAATARILAAEGCDVVIPRAQGCCGALSEHSGREAEAVKFARDLLDVFERSNVDYVVINSAGCGSTLKEYPRLLQDDPEYAAKAEKFSARVRDIAELLVELGPVAERHPLPVEVAYHDACHLAHGQGIRSQPRELLRAIPGLEIREISRGELCCGSAGVYNLLQPEPARELGDRKADHVLATGASLLVTANPGCSMQIRTALERRGEHLAMAHTVQVLDASIRGLGVEPLLRG; translated from the coding sequence ATGACCGAGACCCCGGCCCGCCCAGGAGCCTTCGACGACCACCACCCGCCGCAGCGCGAACTCGTCGACGACTGCGTGCACTGCGGTTTCTGCCTGCCGACCTGCCCCACCTACGACCTGTGGGGCGAGGAGATGGACTCGCCGCGCGGCCGCATCTACCTGATGAAGGAAGGCCTGGAGGGCGAGCCCCTGACCGACACCATGGTCGGGCACTTCGACGCCTGCCTGGGCTGCATGGCGTGCGTGAGCGCCTGCCCGTCCGGTGTGCAGTACGGGACGCTGATCACCGAAACGCGCGCGCAGGTGGAGCGGCGGCACGAGCGCGGCAAGTGGGAGCGCCTCATGCGCACCGCGATCTTCACGCTGTTCCCGTACCCGCGGCGGCTGAGCGCGCTGCGCGGCCCGCTGGCGCTCTACCAGCGGCTGGGCCTCGGCAAACTCGCCAAGAAATCCGGGCTGATGGCGAAGCTGCCCGAAGGCCTGCAGGCGATGGAATCGCTGGCACCGCCGATCAAACGCGCGCCCAAGCTCGGCCACCGGGTTCCGGCGCGGGGCAAGCGGCGCGCCACCATCGGCATGATCACCGGCTGCGTGCAGAGCGCGTTCTTCCCCGACGTCAACGCCGCGACGGCCCGCATCCTCGCCGCCGAGGGCTGCGACGTCGTGATCCCCCGCGCCCAGGGCTGCTGCGGAGCGCTCAGCGAGCACTCGGGCCGGGAAGCCGAAGCGGTGAAGTTCGCGCGCGACCTGCTCGACGTGTTCGAGCGGTCCAACGTGGACTACGTGGTCATCAACTCGGCGGGCTGCGGGTCAACGCTCAAGGAGTACCCGCGACTCCTCCAGGACGACCCCGAATACGCGGCGAAAGCCGAGAAGTTCTCGGCCCGGGTGCGCGACATCGCCGAACTGCTGGTGGAACTCGGCCCGGTCGCCGAACGCCACCCGCTCCCGGTCGAGGTGGCCTACCACGACGCCTGCCACCTCGCCCACGGCCAGGGCATCCGCTCCCAACCGCGCGAACTGCTGCGCGCGATCCCCGGCCTGGAGATCCGCGAGATCAGCCGCGGCGAACTGTGCTGCGGTTCGGCGGGCGTCTACAACCTGCTCCAACCGGAACCGGCGCGGGAACTGGGCGACCGCAAGGCCGACCACGTCCTGGCCACCGGAGCGAGCCTGCTGGTCACGGCCAACCCGGGCTGCTCGATGCAGATCCGCACCGCGCTGGAGCGCCGCGGCGAGCACCTGGCCATGGCGCACACGGTCCAGGTCCTGGACGCCTCGATCCGCGGACTGGGCGTGGAGCCACTGCTGCGCGGCTGA
- a CDS encoding HIT family protein, translating to MTDQERQSGCLACDLSSGATHLPGGRVHATRLWVVEHCIGPLGVGTLVVKPRRHVLHIAELTAEESAELGPLLQRVTAAIEEVLLPEQVYACLWSHSGGVPGHIHFVVQPATRELMNQYGAYGPALQMAMFTEADMPDEAAVAAICTRYRAVFDA from the coding sequence TTGACCGACCAGGAGAGGCAGTCCGGCTGCCTGGCCTGCGACCTTTCCTCCGGCGCGACCCACCTCCCGGGCGGGCGGGTGCACGCGACCCGGTTGTGGGTGGTGGAGCACTGCATCGGCCCGCTCGGCGTCGGCACGCTGGTGGTCAAACCGCGCCGCCACGTCCTGCACATCGCGGAGCTGACCGCGGAGGAGAGCGCCGAGCTCGGACCGCTCCTGCAGCGGGTGACCGCCGCGATCGAGGAAGTCCTGCTCCCGGAGCAGGTCTACGCGTGCCTGTGGTCGCACTCGGGCGGCGTACCGGGGCACATCCACTTCGTCGTGCAGCCCGCCACCCGCGAACTGATGAACCAGTACGGCGCCTACGGGCCCGCCCTGCAGATGGCGATGTTCACCGAAGCCGACATGCCGGACGAAGCAGCGGTGGCCGCGATCTGCACCCGCTACCGGGCGGTGTTCGACGCTTGA
- a CDS encoding acetyl-CoA C-acetyltransferase — protein MSEAFVYDAIRTPRGRGKKTGSLHGVKPISLVVGLIQELQRRHPELDPALIDDVVLGVVSPVSDQGGDIAKTAALAAGLPETVSGVQLNRFCASGLEAVNIAAQKVRSGWEDAVLAGGVESMSRVPMGSDGGAWALDPETNYDTAFVPQGIGADLIATIEGFDRTTVDAYAAESQTRAAKAWADGRFARSVVPVSDRNGQVVLDRDEHIRANTTTDSLGGLKSSFADIGELGGFDAVALQKYHWIERIDHVHTAGNSSGIVDGAALALIGSEALGERTGLRPRARIVAAALSGADPTIMLTGPGPAVRKALAKAELSIDQIDLVEINEAFAAVPLKFMKEFGVSHEKVNVNGGAIAMGHPLGATGAMILGTLIDELERRNQRYGLATLCIGGGMGIATIVERIG, from the coding sequence ATGTCCGAGGCGTTCGTCTACGACGCGATCCGCACACCGCGCGGTCGCGGCAAGAAAACCGGGTCGCTGCACGGGGTCAAACCGATCAGCCTGGTCGTGGGCCTCATCCAGGAGCTGCAGCGCCGTCATCCCGAGTTGGATCCCGCGCTGATCGACGACGTCGTGCTCGGCGTCGTCTCGCCGGTCTCCGACCAGGGCGGCGACATCGCCAAGACCGCCGCGCTGGCCGCCGGGCTGCCGGAGACGGTCAGCGGCGTGCAGCTCAACCGCTTCTGCGCCTCGGGCCTGGAAGCCGTCAACATCGCCGCGCAGAAGGTGCGCTCCGGCTGGGAGGACGCCGTGCTGGCCGGCGGCGTCGAGTCCATGTCGCGGGTGCCGATGGGCTCCGACGGCGGCGCCTGGGCGCTGGACCCCGAGACGAACTACGACACGGCGTTCGTGCCGCAGGGCATCGGCGCCGACCTCATCGCCACCATCGAGGGCTTCGACCGGACCACAGTGGACGCCTACGCCGCGGAGTCGCAGACCCGCGCCGCCAAGGCCTGGGCCGACGGCCGCTTCGCCCGCTCCGTGGTGCCGGTCAGCGACCGCAACGGCCAGGTCGTCCTGGACCGCGACGAGCACATCCGCGCGAACACCACCACCGACAGCCTCGGCGGGCTGAAGTCGTCCTTCGCCGACATCGGCGAGCTCGGCGGGTTCGACGCCGTGGCGCTGCAGAAGTACCACTGGATCGAGCGCATCGACCACGTGCACACGGCGGGCAACTCCTCCGGCATCGTCGACGGCGCGGCCCTCGCCCTGATCGGCAGCGAAGCGCTCGGCGAGCGCACCGGTCTGCGCCCGCGCGCCCGCATCGTCGCCGCCGCGCTCAGCGGTGCGGACCCGACGATCATGCTGACCGGCCCCGGACCGGCCGTGCGCAAGGCCCTGGCCAAGGCCGAGCTGAGCATCGACCAGATCGACCTGGTGGAGATCAACGAGGCGTTCGCCGCCGTCCCGCTGAAGTTCATGAAGGAGTTCGGCGTCAGCCACGAGAAGGTCAACGTCAACGGCGGCGCGATCGCGATGGGACACCCGCTGGGCGCCACCGGGGCGATGATCCTGGGCACCCTGATCGACGAGCTGGAGCGCCGCAACCAGCGCTACGGCCTGGCCACGCTGTGCATCGGCGGCGGCATGGGGATCGCGACGATCGTGGAACGCATCGGCTGA
- a CDS encoding 3-hydroxyacyl-CoA dehydrogenase NAD-binding domain-containing protein, which produces MSEQNTIRWSSDADGIVVLTLDDPQQQANTMNERYQRSMDETLQRLENERENISGVVITSAKSTFFAGGDLRELVQARSGDAARVTETTTAVKKQLRRLETLGVPVVAALNGTALGGGLEIALACHHRIALNDPKSRFGFPEVTLGLLPGAGGVVRSVRMLGIADALLNVLLQGQRLRPEKAAKIGIVDELVDTPEQLLARAKEWIKANPDSAQPWDKPGHKIPGGTPSNPKFAANLPAFPANLRKQLKGAPLPAPKNIMAAAVEGAQVDFDTALTIEGRYFVELVCGQTAKNMSKAFFFDLQHINSGGSRPSGEPTWRAEKVAVLGGGMMGAGIAYVCAKAGMQVVLKDISLEAAEKGKDYSVKLEEKAIARGRSTREKSDALLARITPTDQLEPLSGCDLVIEAVFEDTKLKHQVYGEVQDVVDGDALIASNTSTLPITGLAEGVRRREDFIGLHFFSPVDKMPLVEIICGEHTSDKALARAFDVVQQIKKTPIVVNDSRGFFTSRVIGTFLNEGVSMLAEGIHPASIEQASAQAGFPAPVLQLFDELTFTLPRKIRDESRRAVEAAGGTWTPHPAEQVLDRMIDEFDRKGRSSGAGFYDYADGKRTGLWPGLAEHFGTDRDPSEVDIADLRERMLFVEALETVKCFDEGVLRSVPDANIGSIFGIGFPAWTGGVVQYMNGYPGGLAGFVARARELADRYGPRFDPPASLVSRAEAGEPFDIGEPDEGIVSATAA; this is translated from the coding sequence ATGAGCGAGCAAAACACCATCCGCTGGTCCTCCGACGCCGACGGCATCGTTGTGCTGACCCTGGACGACCCGCAGCAGCAGGCCAACACCATGAACGAGCGCTACCAGCGCAGCATGGACGAAACCCTGCAGCGCCTGGAGAACGAGCGCGAGAACATCTCCGGGGTCGTCATCACCTCCGCGAAGAGCACCTTCTTCGCCGGCGGTGACCTGCGCGAACTCGTCCAGGCGCGCTCCGGCGACGCCGCGCGCGTCACCGAGACCACCACCGCCGTCAAGAAGCAGCTGCGCCGGCTGGAAACCCTCGGCGTCCCGGTCGTGGCGGCGCTCAACGGCACCGCGCTCGGCGGCGGCCTGGAGATCGCGCTGGCCTGCCACCACCGCATCGCGCTGAACGACCCCAAGTCCCGCTTCGGATTCCCCGAGGTGACCCTCGGCCTGCTGCCCGGCGCGGGCGGTGTGGTGCGCTCGGTGCGGATGCTGGGCATCGCCGACGCGCTGCTCAACGTGCTGCTGCAGGGGCAGCGGCTGCGCCCGGAGAAGGCCGCCAAGATCGGCATCGTCGACGAGCTGGTCGACACGCCCGAGCAGCTGCTGGCCCGCGCCAAGGAGTGGATCAAGGCCAACCCCGACTCGGCCCAGCCGTGGGACAAGCCCGGCCACAAGATCCCCGGCGGCACCCCGTCGAACCCGAAGTTCGCCGCCAACCTGCCCGCGTTCCCCGCGAACCTGCGCAAGCAGCTCAAGGGCGCTCCGCTGCCCGCGCCGAAGAACATCATGGCCGCCGCGGTCGAGGGCGCGCAGGTCGACTTCGACACCGCGCTGACCATCGAGGGCCGCTACTTCGTGGAGCTCGTGTGCGGGCAGACCGCCAAGAACATGAGCAAGGCGTTCTTCTTCGACCTGCAGCACATCAATTCCGGCGGCAGCCGCCCGTCCGGTGAACCCACCTGGCGGGCCGAGAAGGTCGCCGTCCTCGGCGGCGGCATGATGGGCGCCGGCATCGCCTACGTCTGCGCCAAGGCCGGCATGCAGGTGGTGCTCAAGGACATCTCCCTCGAAGCCGCCGAGAAGGGCAAGGACTACTCGGTGAAGCTGGAGGAGAAGGCCATCGCCCGCGGCCGCTCCACCCGCGAGAAGTCCGATGCGCTGCTGGCCCGCATCACGCCCACCGACCAGCTGGAACCGCTGTCCGGCTGCGACCTGGTGATCGAAGCGGTCTTCGAGGACACCAAGCTCAAGCACCAGGTCTACGGCGAGGTCCAGGACGTCGTCGACGGTGACGCGCTGATCGCCTCCAACACCTCGACGCTGCCCATCACCGGGCTCGCCGAGGGCGTGCGCCGCCGCGAGGACTTCATCGGCCTGCACTTCTTCTCCCCGGTGGACAAGATGCCGCTGGTGGAGATCATCTGCGGCGAGCACACCAGCGACAAGGCGCTGGCCCGCGCCTTCGACGTGGTGCAGCAGATCAAGAAGACGCCGATCGTGGTCAACGACAGCCGCGGCTTCTTCACCAGCCGGGTCATCGGCACCTTCCTCAACGAGGGCGTGTCGATGCTCGCCGAGGGCATCCACCCGGCGTCGATCGAGCAGGCCTCGGCGCAGGCCGGATTCCCGGCACCGGTGCTGCAGCTGTTCGACGAGCTCACCTTCACCCTGCCGCGCAAGATCCGCGACGAGAGCCGCCGCGCGGTCGAGGCGGCAGGAGGCACCTGGACGCCGCACCCGGCCGAGCAGGTGCTGGACCGGATGATCGACGAGTTCGACCGCAAGGGCCGCTCCAGCGGAGCCGGTTTCTACGACTACGCCGACGGCAAGCGCACCGGCCTGTGGCCGGGCCTGGCCGAGCACTTCGGCACCGACCGCGACCCGTCCGAAGTGGACATCGCGGACCTCCGGGAGCGGATGCTGTTCGTGGAGGCGCTGGAAACCGTCAAGTGCTTCGACGAAGGCGTGCTGCGATCGGTGCCGGACGCCAACATCGGCTCGATCTTCGGCATCGGCTTCCCGGCCTGGACCGGCGGTGTCGTGCAGTACATGAACGGCTACCCCGGCGGCCTGGCCGGATTCGTGGCCCGCGCCCGGGAACTGGCCGACCGCTACGGGCCCCGCTTCGACCCGCCCGCCTCTCTGGTGAGCCGGGCCGAAGCAGGTGAGCCCTTCGACATCGGCGAACCGGACGAGGGAATCGTCTCCGCCACCGCGGCGTGA
- a CDS encoding MFS transporter: MSLAAALGTSTIYPLQPAIAEVAASLGSQVAAVGLALACGPVGYLVGLSLLVPLVDRYAPGRVLAAQFGALAAASALSAAVGNVWVLGSVIGVIGTCSAVGAGLSSVAGRLAPPHRRATVLGMVTAGISAGILAGRIVGGWLTDEIGWRGMLLVFAAACAVVAACCPVVLPATRGGTERGYLAALRSLPGLFVRYAVLRIAAIRGALWFFAFCAVWAGLAVALSAPPFSYSAERIGWYALAGLAGIPATQVAGTWTDRVGARRVILAGLALAGVAAAVAGFALADTAVTLVCLALFDAGLFAAQVANQSTVLSIDPAAPARFNSAYMLVYFMGGSLGTAFGAAAAEWLGWPTTAVITAVVIGVAGAITATVRE; encoded by the coding sequence ATGTCCCTCGCAGCCGCCCTCGGGACGTCGACCATCTACCCGCTGCAGCCCGCGATCGCGGAGGTGGCGGCTTCGCTGGGTTCCCAGGTCGCCGCTGTCGGGCTCGCACTCGCCTGCGGGCCGGTCGGGTACCTGGTCGGACTCAGCCTCCTCGTCCCGCTGGTCGATCGCTATGCGCCTGGGCGTGTTCTGGCAGCGCAGTTCGGGGCCCTGGCAGCTGCGTCGGCGCTGAGCGCTGCGGTGGGGAACGTGTGGGTGCTGGGGTCGGTGATCGGCGTGATCGGAACTTGTTCAGCTGTGGGCGCAGGGCTCAGCTCGGTCGCGGGTCGGCTCGCTCCCCCGCATCGACGCGCAACGGTCCTGGGCATGGTGACCGCTGGGATATCGGCTGGAATTCTCGCGGGCCGGATCGTCGGCGGGTGGCTCACCGACGAGATCGGCTGGCGCGGAATGCTTCTCGTGTTCGCCGCCGCCTGCGCGGTCGTCGCAGCGTGTTGTCCGGTGGTGCTCCCGGCCACGCGGGGTGGAACCGAGCGCGGCTACCTCGCGGCTCTGCGTTCCCTACCGGGCCTGTTCGTCCGGTACGCCGTGCTCCGGATCGCGGCGATCCGCGGTGCTCTGTGGTTCTTCGCGTTCTGCGCGGTGTGGGCCGGGCTCGCGGTGGCTCTTTCCGCGCCCCCGTTCTCCTACTCCGCGGAACGGATCGGCTGGTACGCCCTGGCGGGTCTGGCGGGGATTCCGGCTACGCAGGTCGCGGGCACCTGGACCGACCGGGTGGGTGCCAGGCGCGTCATCCTGGCGGGCTTGGCGCTGGCCGGGGTTGCCGCGGCGGTCGCTGGGTTCGCGCTCGCGGACACCGCGGTGACGCTCGTCTGCCTGGCGCTCTTCGACGCCGGCCTCTTCGCCGCTCAGGTCGCCAATCAGAGCACCGTTCTCTCGATCGACCCGGCGGCACCGGCGCGCTTCAACAGCGCGTACATGCTGGTGTACTTCATGGGTGGGAGTCTCGGCACCGCCTTCGGCGCGGCGGCGGCCGAATGGCTCGGGTGGCCGACCACGGCCGTGATCACAGCAGTGGTCATCGGGGTCGCCGGTGCGATCACCGCGACGGTGCGGGAGTAG